One window of Chamaesiphon minutus PCC 6605 genomic DNA carries:
- a CDS encoding response regulator transcription factor: MRILVVEDDLRLAAMLKEALTAKQYIVEVAADGEAAWEWVQVIDFDLIVLDVTLPKLDGIGFAQRLRSHRYSLPVLMLTARDTLLDKIAGLDAGADDYLVKPFEMPELMARVRALLRRGSAESVCLSWGSLTLNPSTHEVSYDNTPVYLTPKEYALLELLVSNGRRIMSRSGIIERIWSLEAAPTEDTIKSHIRGLRQKLRDAGAPDDSIETVHGLGYRLKQV; encoded by the coding sequence ATGCGTATTTTAGTAGTAGAAGACGATCTGCGATTGGCAGCAATGTTGAAAGAAGCATTGACAGCTAAACAGTACATCGTGGAAGTTGCAGCAGATGGAGAAGCAGCATGGGAGTGGGTGCAAGTAATCGATTTTGACTTAATCGTTTTAGACGTAACTTTGCCAAAATTAGATGGCATTGGTTTTGCGCAACGCTTGCGATCGCATCGTTACAGTTTACCCGTATTGATGTTGACCGCCCGCGATACGCTCTTGGATAAGATCGCAGGCTTGGATGCAGGGGCGGATGACTATTTGGTCAAACCTTTTGAGATGCCAGAGTTAATGGCCAGAGTTCGCGCGCTCCTGCGGCGCGGTAGTGCTGAATCTGTGTGTTTATCGTGGGGCAGCCTCACTTTGAATCCGAGTACCCACGAGGTCAGTTATGACAACACTCCGGTATATCTCACGCCCAAAGAATACGCTTTGTTGGAATTGCTCGTTTCTAATGGTAGACGGATTATGAGTCGATCGGGAATTATCGAGCGGATTTGGTCTTTAGAAGCTGCACCTACTGAAGATACTATCAAATCTCACATTCGCGGTTTGCGCCAGAAATTGCGCGATGCTGGCGCGCCCGACGATTCGATCGAGACGGTACATGGATTGGGATACCGTCTCAAACAAGTTTAG
- a CDS encoding EamA family transporter produces the protein MKSQSARRSDVLLTALAPMTWGTTYFVATEFLPPNHPLLVAALRSLPIGLLLMAWFKQLPQGIWWWRILLLGSLNIGLFQALLFIAAYRLPGGVAATAGAIQPLLVGVFSWIILQEKPSKRSIVAGIAGLVGVGLLVISPAAKLDPIGIVTAIGGAATMGLGTVLIKRWQRPVSLLVFTAWQLTVGGLVLLPIALAIEGPIAQISTTNLFGFVYLGVVGTGIAYALWFRGIDKLNASAVSYLGLMSPVVATLIGFVFLNQSFTPIQLIGMAIVLISIVLGQQTDRSRPSSSISIQSRRRK, from the coding sequence ATGAAGTCACAATCCGCTCGTCGATCTGATGTTCTACTGACTGCTCTAGCACCGATGACCTGGGGAACGACTTATTTTGTCGCAACTGAATTCCTCCCGCCCAACCATCCGCTATTGGTGGCTGCCTTGCGATCGCTGCCGATCGGTCTGCTGTTAATGGCATGGTTCAAACAACTGCCTCAAGGGATTTGGTGGTGGCGGATCTTGCTCTTAGGCAGTCTCAATATCGGCCTCTTTCAAGCCTTATTATTTATTGCGGCTTATCGCCTGCCAGGTGGTGTGGCGGCCACAGCAGGAGCGATTCAACCGTTATTAGTTGGCGTGTTTTCGTGGATAATATTGCAAGAGAAACCATCTAAGCGATCGATCGTGGCGGGGATTGCGGGCTTGGTGGGTGTCGGGTTACTGGTAATCTCTCCAGCGGCAAAACTCGATCCGATCGGCATTGTTACCGCGATCGGTGGAGCTGCAACAATGGGTTTGGGAACAGTCCTAATCAAAAGATGGCAACGACCTGTTTCGCTACTTGTTTTTACCGCATGGCAGTTAACAGTTGGCGGGCTGGTTTTGCTCCCAATCGCTCTAGCGATCGAAGGGCCGATCGCGCAGATCTCCACGACTAACTTATTTGGTTTCGTTTATCTGGGGGTAGTTGGAACTGGAATTGCTTATGCACTGTGGTTCCGAGGCATCGATAAACTCAACGCATCAGCGGTTTCGTATCTAGGGTTAATGAGTCCTGTAGTTGCAACCCTAATTGGGTTCGTATTCTTAAATCAATCATTTACGCCAATTCAACTTATTGGGATGGCGATCGTACTGATTAGTATCGTACTTGGGCAACAAACCGATCGATCGCGTCCAAGCTCATCTATTTCGATCCAATCGCGGCGACGAAAATAA
- a CDS encoding DevA family ABC transporter ATP-binding protein — MQDLATNNLTKPVISARNLNHYFGEGNLKKQALFDINLDIYAGEIVIMTGPSGSGKTTLLTLMGGLRSAQAGSLKILDRELRDASKQELTKLRGNIGYIFQAHNLLTFLTAKQNVRMSLELHDRFLERDLDAMATEILTTVGLEQRADYYADSLSGGQKQRVAIARALVSHPKIVLADEPTAALDKKSGRDAVELMQKLAKEQDCTILLVTHDNRILDIADRIVYMEDGRLMDRPETN, encoded by the coding sequence ATGCAAGATCTAGCCACTAATAATTTAACTAAACCAGTAATTTCCGCACGCAATCTCAACCATTATTTTGGTGAGGGCAATCTCAAAAAACAGGCATTATTTGATATCAATTTAGATATTTATGCAGGTGAAATTGTCATTATGACTGGGCCATCTGGCTCTGGAAAAACTACTTTGCTGACATTAATGGGCGGTTTGCGATCGGCACAAGCAGGTAGCCTGAAGATTCTCGATCGAGAGCTGCGCGATGCCAGCAAGCAAGAATTAACCAAACTGCGAGGTAATATCGGCTATATTTTTCAGGCACACAATCTCCTTACCTTTTTGACTGCCAAACAAAATGTGCGGATGTCGCTGGAATTACACGATCGCTTTTTGGAGCGAGACTTAGATGCTATGGCTACTGAAATCTTGACAACTGTAGGTTTAGAACAACGTGCCGATTATTATGCCGATAGTTTATCTGGCGGCCAAAAACAACGAGTCGCGATCGCGCGTGCGCTGGTGAGCCATCCCAAAATTGTGCTAGCCGACGAACCGACTGCCGCATTAGATAAAAAATCGGGTCGCGACGCGGTAGAACTGATGCAAAAACTCGCTAAAGAACAAGATTGCACGATCTTGTTAGTTACCCACGACAATCGCATTTTGGATATTGCCGATCGAATTGTTTATATGGAAGATGGCCGTTTGATGGATCGTCCTGAAACAAACTAA
- a CDS encoding glycosyltransferase: MTINDTDNWVDRLAQSIPTGNLIVAPNRRPSYALIAVDSDPTAEIGKAGGGQNVYVRELGLGLARRGCQVDIFTRREHPEQEEIVENSPGCRTIRLTAGPAEFIDRDKLFEYLPAFIDAWWVFQLKSARNYTLIHSNYWLSGWVGLQLKSHLGIPQVHTYHSIGVVKYQGMAKPPAIAVTRHLVETACLTSTDCVISTSPQEVADLRQLISDRGRVRVIPYAINTSHFGSIARTVAREHLKIANDEKLILYVGRFDRRKGIETLIKACATLTKPFRLYLVGGDRTSREECQERQRIQHLVTELGLEDATVFVGQVAQTELPFYYAAANVCVIPSDREPFGLVALEAMAAGTPVIASIVGGLKYTVIHRETGMLIPPNEPTALAAAITEVFDARRC, translated from the coding sequence ATGACGATAAATGATACCGACAATTGGGTCGATCGCTTAGCCCAAAGTATCCCGACGGGCAATTTAATAGTTGCCCCCAACCGACGACCGAGCTATGCCCTCATTGCTGTAGATAGCGATCCGACTGCCGAAATCGGTAAAGCAGGGGGTGGCCAAAATGTTTACGTGCGGGAACTAGGGCTAGGACTAGCTCGACGGGGCTGTCAAGTCGATATATTCACCCGTCGCGAACATCCCGAACAAGAAGAAATCGTCGAAAATTCCCCTGGATGTCGCACGATTCGCCTCACTGCTGGGCCAGCAGAATTCATCGATCGGGATAAATTATTTGAATATTTACCCGCCTTTATCGATGCTTGGTGGGTATTTCAACTCAAATCAGCACGTAACTATACGCTGATTCATAGTAATTATTGGCTCTCTGGTTGGGTGGGGCTACAGCTAAAATCTCACTTGGGCATACCCCAAGTGCATACTTATCATTCTATTGGCGTAGTGAAGTATCAGGGTATGGCAAAGCCGCCAGCAATTGCCGTCACCCGTCATCTGGTAGAAACAGCGTGTTTGACATCTACAGATTGTGTAATTTCCACCAGTCCCCAAGAAGTTGCCGATCTGCGGCAGTTAATTTCCGATCGAGGACGGGTCAGAGTTATTCCCTACGCTATTAATACCAGTCACTTTGGCTCGATTGCCAGAACGGTGGCTCGCGAACATTTAAAAATTGCTAACGATGAAAAATTAATCTTGTATGTCGGTCGGTTCGATCGTCGCAAAGGGATTGAAACTCTCATTAAAGCTTGCGCCACATTAACCAAACCATTCCGACTTTATCTAGTCGGCGGCGATCGCACCAGCCGGGAAGAGTGCCAAGAACGACAACGCATTCAACATTTAGTCACAGAGTTAGGCTTGGAGGATGCGACGGTATTTGTCGGGCAAGTTGCCCAAACCGAGCTACCGTTCTACTATGCAGCCGCTAATGTCTGTGTCATCCCTAGCGATCGCGAACCTTTTGGATTAGTTGCGCTCGAAGCGATGGCCGCAGGTACCCCAGTCATTGCCAGTATTGTGGGTGGTTTAAAATACACAGTCATTCACCGCGAAACCGGAATGCTGATTCCTCCCAACGAGCCAACAGCATTGGCAGCAGCAATTACAGAGGTATTCGACGCTCGGCGTTGCTGA
- a CDS encoding glycosyltransferase: MTADRYSNPIEQLEQSLRLSEPPNTPIPSTYALICLHGDPIANIGKQYAGGQSIYVRDLGIALAQQGCKVDIFTRREHPNLAEVIEIHPGCRIIRLDAGSAKVISRTELWEHLPAFIEAWLTFQLKSERNYTLLQSNYWLSGWIEHCARLPIPFRLYLVSGSRTGGNYLQAQRRLPDLVKELGFENATAFVGKIPTADLANYYVAANVCFIPSHYEPFGLIALETMVVSNPGGGDEAGMQIPIRNPTTLAVAIKETLDKPCQPGVNGTAGCKWAMPNFSSATMKTKIDSLYQSLILAESVREAIDNQKLAPILSTQLQHLPRFKQLDRLQQAAILDRLLISLRDRHIQLENNDLN, from the coding sequence ATGACAGCCGATCGCTACTCCAATCCGATCGAGCAGTTGGAGCAAAGCCTCCGGCTGAGCGAGCCACCAAACACTCCCATACCATCGACCTATGCCCTGATTTGTTTGCATGGCGATCCCATTGCCAATATTGGCAAACAATATGCTGGCGGGCAGAGTATTTACGTGCGGGATCTGGGCATAGCACTAGCTCAACAGGGCTGTAAAGTCGATATTTTCACCCGTCGCGAACATCCAAATCTGGCTGAAGTTATCGAAATTCATCCTGGCTGCCGAATAATTCGGCTCGATGCAGGGTCAGCAAAAGTTATTTCCAGAACCGAATTATGGGAACATTTGCCCGCTTTTATCGAAGCTTGGTTGACTTTTCAACTTAAATCGGAACGCAACTATACTTTACTCCAAAGTAATTACTGGCTCTCCGGTTGGATCGAACATTGCGCCAGGTTGCCCATACCCTTTCGACTGTATCTAGTTAGTGGCAGCCGCACGGGTGGCAACTATTTACAGGCACAGCGACGCTTGCCAGACTTAGTCAAAGAGTTAGGCTTTGAAAATGCGACTGCGTTTGTTGGGAAGATTCCTACAGCCGATTTAGCTAATTACTATGTAGCCGCTAATGTGTGCTTCATTCCCAGTCACTACGAACCTTTTGGGTTGATTGCGTTAGAGACAATGGTAGTTAGCAACCCAGGTGGTGGGGATGAAGCCGGAATGCAAATCCCGATCCGCAATCCTACGACATTAGCAGTCGCCATTAAAGAAACGCTCGATAAACCCTGCCAACCCGGAGTTAATGGTACGGCTGGGTGTAAATGGGCGATGCCTAATTTCAGCTCGGCAACGATGAAAACTAAGATCGATAGTCTCTATCAATCGTTAATCTTGGCAGAGTCAGTTCGCGAAGCGATCGATAATCAAAAGCTCGCACCGATCCTCTCGACTCAACTTCAGCATCTACCGCGATTCAAACAACTGGATCGGCTCCAACAAGCCGCCATACTCGATCGATTGCTGATATCTTTACGCGATCGACACATTCAGCTCGAAAACAACGATTTAAACTAA
- a CDS encoding IS1 family transposase (programmed frameshift): MECPECKSTRVNKNGHKAGKQNHICVDCGRQFIDCYQTDQGYGEEIKKECLLMYVNGMGFRAIERIKGVHHTSIINWVKQVGELLPNAYAPEIIPQVGELDELETFVGSKKHKIWLWTAVNHFHPGILGWVLGDHSAKTFQPLWELVSSWKCYFYITDGWPVYPIFIPDGDQIICKTYMTRVEGENTRLRHYLARLHRKTLCYSKSKEMLAHSVRLLIHYLKFWDVPIPYSANY; encoded by the exons ATCGAATGTCCAGAGTGTAAGTCAACTCGTGTTAATAAAAATGGGCATAAAGCAGGCAAACAGAATCATATCTGTGTTGATTGCGGCAGACAATTCATAGATTGTTATCAAACTGATCAAGGTTATGGAGAAGAAATTAAAAAAGAATGTCTCCTCATGTATGTAAATGGGATGGGTTTCAGAGCAATTGAGCGAATTAAGGGAGTACATCATACAAGTATTATTAATTGGGTTAAGCAAGTCGGTGAATTACTCCCAAATGCTTATGCACCAGAAATAATTCCACAAGTAGGAGAGCTGGATGAACTAGAAACATTTGTTGGCTCAAAAAAACA CAAAATCTGGCTCTGGACGGCAGTAAATCACTTTCACCCAGGAATTTTAGGATGGGTACTGGGCGACCACAGTGCAAAAACTTTTCAGCCATTATGGGAACTAGTCAGTAGCTGGAAATGCTACTTTTACATCACGGATGGATGGCCAGTCTACCCGATATTTATTCCAGATGGAGACCAGATTATTTGTAAAACTTATATGACTAGAGTAGAGGGAGAAAATACAAGGCTTAGACACTATTTAGCCAGACTTCATCGCAAGACGCTTTGCTATTCTAAGTCGAAAGAAATGCTGGCACATTCAGTTAGATTACTAATTCACTATCTCAAGTTCTGGGATGTTCCCATCCCATATTCAGCTAACTATTAA
- a CDS encoding MarR family winged helix-turn-helix transcriptional regulator produces MNADPVDAILAQWQRERPDLDASPMGVIGRMARLSKHLERSVQATVAEFELNLGEFDVLATLRRSGHPYQLSPTDLFNAMMVSSGTMTHRIDRLERAEWVKRIPDPNDRRGTLILMTNEGLSLIDRAVAAHVANAHHMLRALETSEREMLALLLRKLLISFEE; encoded by the coding sequence ATGAATGCCGATCCAGTCGATGCGATTTTGGCTCAATGGCAGCGCGAACGTCCCGATCTAGATGCCTCACCAATGGGCGTAATTGGGCGGATGGCACGGCTATCCAAGCACCTAGAGCGTTCCGTACAGGCAACGGTTGCCGAATTCGAGCTGAATCTGGGCGAATTTGATGTACTGGCGACCCTGCGCCGCTCTGGGCATCCTTACCAGCTTTCCCCTACCGATCTGTTTAACGCGATGATGGTGTCATCTGGCACCATGACACATCGGATCGATCGACTAGAACGAGCTGAATGGGTAAAGCGGATTCCCGATCCCAACGATCGCCGTGGAACATTGATTCTGATGACAAATGAAGGGCTGAGTCTAATCGATCGAGCGGTTGCAGCTCATGTTGCCAATGCACATCATATGCTTCGGGCTTTGGAGACATCGGAGCGGGAAATGCTCGCTCTACTGCTGCGTAAGCTTTTAATTTCGTTTGAAGAGTAG